Proteins from one Cydia fagiglandana chromosome 13, ilCydFagi1.1, whole genome shotgun sequence genomic window:
- the LOC134669849 gene encoding uncharacterized protein LOC134669849, translating into MSDEDTERKRPGGSRRSRGRSRCDDRSTRTRHTRSRSRSLRRPRNSLTRLSRSRSRRDDRASRTRPSRSRRRSSSVDSTDSLRQRERELRRKREQLKVLESEVRCKRSRINDEREVRSLPALRAARSQARSKNTPRNHRHIRDRCLRTPAKERSPDFDGNKNEKHKSTSSFFDEFVKLLKSKTGHSESFSGSSLNNVIPEFDPMSKEQTVNVWLDKVEECSEIYKWNDKQTIHYALPKLTGLAKTWYQGLPSIKHTWTEWKDLLRESFPATENYAELLTDMLNRRVRPGESFKMYYFAKINLLNRCKIFGKQAVDCLLYAIDDRGVRVGAQAAKFDKPEDVLEFFKTIKSNNRNQLDNANNTNRDRRPGNTNSSLSKPSDVNGSSTKSNSQKGTIKCFNCQGVGHPSFKCPKPLLKCTTCNFIGHDSLHCTLTRLDST; encoded by the coding sequence ATGAGTGACGAAGATACTGAAAGAAAGCGGCCTGGAGGCTCGCGACGCAGCCGTGGGCGCAGTCGCTGTGATGATCGGAGTACGCGAACGCGACATACCCGCAGCCGCAGCCGCAGCCTACGCAGACCCCGCAACTCATTGACACGGCTAAGTCGCAGTCGCAGTCGTCGTGATGATCGCGCTTCGCGGACAAGGCCTAGCCGCAGCCGTCGCCGAAGTTCGAGCGTCGATAGCACTGATTCACTGCGACAGCGAGAGCGGGAGCTCAGACGGAAAAGAGAACAGCTCAAGGTTCTTGAAAGTGAGGTACGTTGCAAACGTTCACGAATAAACGACGAGCGTGAAGTGCGTTCTTTGCCAGCATTGCGTGCCGCTCGTAGCCAAGCCCGTAGCAAAAATACGCCACGAAACCACCGTCATATTCGTGATCGTTGCCTAAGAACACCTGCTAAGGAACGCAGCCCTGACTTTGATGGAAATAAAAATGAGAAGCATAAATCAACATCAAGTTTTTTCGATGAGTTTGTAAAGTTATTAAAATCAAAGACTGGGCATAGTGAATCGTTTTCTGGCTCGAGTTTAAATAATGTCATACCTGAGTTTGACCCTATGTCGAAAGAGCAGACAGTAAATGTCTGGCTCGATAAAGTCGAGGAATGCTCAGAAATTTATAAATGGAACGATAAACAAACGATTCACTACGCCCTGCCAAAACTTACTGGACTTGCGAAAACCTGGTATCAGGGTCTACCCTCAATTAAGCATACGTGGACTGAATGGAAAGATTTATTGAGAGAATCTTTTCCAGCCACTGAAAATTACGCTGAATTATTAACGGATATGCTTAATAGACGGGTACGCCCTGGGGAatcatttaaaatgtattacttTGCCAAAATTAATCTTTTGAATAGATGTAAGATATTTGGAAAGCAAGCTGTGGACTGTTTACTTTACGCGATTGATGACAGAGGTGTGCGCGTAGGCGCCCAAGCAGCTAAATTTGACAAGCCTGAAGATGTACTTGAATTCTTTAAAACCATAAAATCGAATAATAGAAATCAATTAGATAATGCAAATAACACGAACCGCGATCGGCGTCCAGGTAACACAAATAGTTCTTTATCAAAGCCTAGTGATGTTAACGGTAGCTCAACTAAAAGTAATAGCCAGAAGGGAACTATTAAGTGCTTTAATTGTCAGGGTGTGGGACATCCTAGCTTTAAATGTCCCAAACCCCTATTAAAGTGTACTACTTGTAACTTTATTGGTCACGATTCTCTACATTGTACACTGACTCGACTCGACTCGACATGA